A region of the Vigna unguiculata cultivar IT97K-499-35 chromosome 9, ASM411807v1, whole genome shotgun sequence genome:
tCGATCCCAAAGGGTTTTACAATGTTGgcatatatttgtatatttcgTCAACTAAACAAATCAAACTATTCATAATTTAAGTTGAACCTATTATTTAACAAGCTCACTCATTTAATGAAGTTCAAGGTATTGATTATCGGATGAAACTTGAAATAAGTTTGAGTTGGTTCGGTTTAATGTCAACCCTACTTATAACCTCCTACAACTATGTTTCCACAAACAAAATAACCTAACAAAGCATCAATGATCCTGAACACTCCGGTATAAATAAAAAtcggacaatgatattttgattactaaattttgacaactttctcttacaatataatgtgtcatcttctaagtgtttttggaatattgagaatgagaaaatgaaaaatggagAACCATTTAGAAGATACTACCTaaggttgtaagagaaagttgtcaaaatttagtagtcaaaaaatcattttccataaAAACCATTTCAAATTAAACCTAAAAGTGAACAATCCTAAAGAAGAAAGTTTTGGGAGTGATTTTGATCgagaacaaaataaaacaaaaaacagatcTGTGGAATGAATCAAAACAGCAAAGGctagataattttgtaaaattgcaCATTCCGacaagttaataaaaaatgcCGCTAATACGTAAGAACCCACCCTTGCCTTTACAATtacaacacataaatggcaAAATGTGCATAACTatcttctcttttcctttatgATACCATAAATACCACTTAAAAAAATACCCAAAGAAGCCATAAAACAAAGCCTAACAAGTGAAAAGGTGGAGCATAtctatgatgagtaaaattttgtaatttataatcttCAACTCCAAGGTAAAAGTGGAGCTTACATGACATCTAGATTGTCTTAACTTATCGTGTTATGTCAAAGGTTATGTTGATTCATGTGCAATTCACACCCCTTAATGACAGAAGGGTCAAAGAGTTCAAGATCATTCTCCATATCCCCTGCTTCCAACTCTAGTACATTTAATATTGAGTATATATCCTCCCATCTTTGATGAGATTTATCTGCAACACGAAACTCGTGTACTTGTCCATTTAATTCAAGCCAGCTACAACCTGGTGTTTTCTTTAGTCCTCTATCTCTAAGAATACTCCTCATTCTAGCAACTTTGTCCCACTTTCCTGCTGCAGCATATATATTGGAGAGCAATACATAGTTTCCAGCATTTTTAGGTTCCATATTTATAAGCTTCTGAGCAGCAACTTCTGCTAAACGGGTCTCTGAGTGCATCTTACAGGCACTCAACAAGGGGCCATAAACCCTGCCATCTGACTCCAATGGAATAGTTTTTATCATTTCATTGGCTTCATGGATTTGGCCAGCACGTCCGAGTAGATCAACCATACATGTATGGTGTTCCTGATAAGGTTGACAACCATAAATTTCCACCATTTCCTTGAAAATTTCTTTGCCTTTGCTAACAAGGCCTGAATTAACACATGCTGTGAGCAGCCCAAGAAATGTTACTTGATCCGGTACAATGTTCGATAGTTTCATTTGGTTGTACAATTGAAAACATCTAAACCACTCTCCATGTTTAGAATACGCACTGATCATTGAGTTCCACGCAATTATATCTCTATGGAGACTTTTCTCTTCATCAAAAAGCTTTCTGGCCATTTTAATGCAGCCACATTTTGCATAGCTACTAAGAAAGGATGTCCTCAGTGATTTGAGTGAATCAAGGCTGATTTTCAAAGAGTAACCGTGTAAGTAACTTACATAATGCAATGCCCCTATCTTTGCAAAGGCCGGTAAGATGTTAATGACTATAATGAAGTCAATTCTAGTACCACTCAACTTCATTTTCAAGAATAGAGACAGAGCCTCGAGAGGTTGATCGTGTATTGTATATCCTTTGATCATTGCACTCCATGAAACCACAGTCTTGTTTATTATGAAGTCAAAAATCTTCTGTGCCAAATTTAAGTCATCGCATGCAGAGTACATGTCGATTAGAGAATTGTGAATGGATACCTGATAATCTGAACCATTTCTTATCACATGAGCGTGCATTTGCTTTCCCCATTCACTATTCTTTAACTGTGTGATAGAAGAAATGGCAGGAATTGCCGTGAACAAGTCAGGTCTAAAGCCTGATCTAACCATACGATATACAAGTTCTAAGGATTCCTTGGGGAATCCATTCCCTGCGTATGCTGCAATCATTATGTTCCAGACTACAAGGTCCTTCTCAGGCATTTTCTCAAACAGCATTCTTGCATCTTCTGGGCTACCCAACTTTGCATACATTGACAACAGTGCAGTATTCACAGCTAGTTCTTCACACAGGTTGCTCACAACAACTAAAGAGTGT
Encoded here:
- the LOC114162975 gene encoding pentatricopeptide repeat-containing protein At1g11290, chloroplastic-like; this encodes MMFLGSAKYSTHHHLLHLFNVPRIFQTWFFSTSSSMLDLCTKPQHLQQLHARFFLHGLHQNQSLSSKLVDCYAKFGLLDLMQKLFYYTQNPDSVLHRAILRNLYQFGDYEKTLFLYKAMVGKSMYPDEESCSFVLRSCFCLSHEQGKMVHGQIMRLGLDAFDSVGRTLVELYDMNDFLNVDEPAEGKYVMELNYWNNLISQASENGKMEESFKLLYRMRKENIQPNSSTVIGLLRSTFELNSLKAGQALHSLVVVSNLCEELAVNTALLSMYAKLGSPEDARMLFEKMPEKDLVVWNIMIAAYAGNGFPKESLELVYRMVRSGFRPDLFTAIPAISSITQLKNSEWGKQMHAHVIRNGSDYQVSIHNSLIDMYSACDDLNLAQKIFDFIINKTVVSWSAMIKGYTIHDQPLEALSLFLKMKLSGTRIDFIIVINILPAFAKIGALHYVSYLHGYSLKISLDSLKSLRTSFLSSYAKCGCIKMARKLFDEEKSLHRDIIAWNSMISAYSKHGEWFRCFQLYNQMKLSNIVPDQVTFLGLLTACVNSGLVSKGKEIFKEMVEIYGCQPYQEHHTCMVDLLGRAGQIHEANEMIKTIPLESDGRVYGPLLSACKMHSETRLAEVAAQKLINMEPKNAGNYVLLSNIYAAAGKWDKVARMRSILRDRGLKKTPGCSWLELNGQVHEFRVADKSHQRWEDIYSILNVLELEAGDMENDLELFDPSVIKGCELHMNQHNL